The DNA window CTAGTCGAAGAAGTTGCTAGCGATGGCGAGGCCCCTTCCTGCACTCTTCTAGGCCGCATGGGCCGCATTGATGGGGTGGCTGTGGGTTATCTCTCAGATGGCACCCCGTTAAGAATCGAATAGTCTCTCTGGGGCATCTCTGCCCCGCTCCTTTCGCTCCATCTAAACCCACTCGCTACACAGGGAATGAATATTATGACCACTCAAGCCAAACGTGAAAAGGCCCAAGCCAAACAACAAGCAGCACTCGAAAAACTAGAGCAAGGAATTCTGAATATTGCAACTGAGGCCGATTGGCGACAATATCTAGACTTTCATTCCAAGTTTTACAACTACTCCGCTAAAAATACGATGCTGATTTACGGCCAATGCCCAGACGCTAGCCATGTGGCAGGCTACAAAGCTTGGCAGAAGCACGGGAGACAAGTTCGCAAAGGGGAGAAAGGGATCGTAATCCTCGCTCCCTGCAAGAAGAAAGTCGAGGATGAAAAAACAGGGGATAAAGCTTGGCAAATCTTTGGCTTTAAGACTGCAAGCGTTTTTGATGTTAGCCAAACCGATGGCGAAGAATTACAGGAAACAGATGTCAAGGCTCAGACCACTGAGGCCGAGCTATACCGGAACCTCAAAGCCTTCGGGGAAGCTCAAGGGTTTACGGTGCTTGAGCAAGCCTATCCTGGGGCTTACGGGGTCTGTATCTACAAGCCCAGTGGCATAGAGATTCAGGTTGACCCACTGCTCAGTGTAGAGCTGAGAGCTAGCATTCTTGCCCATGAGCTAGGCCATGCCCTCATGCATAATGCGGCTGAGTATTGCGACCACACCCCCACATCCACTAAGGAGCTAGAAGCTGAGTCAGTCGCCTACTGCGTGACGCAATACTTTGGAGTTGCTGAGGATCAGAAGCGTTCCTTTGCTTACATCAACTGTTGGAACCGGGAAAGCGATCAGGCACTTGAGCAGTTCAAAGCGTCAATGAGTGTGATCGCAAAAACCGTTAAGGCGATTATTGAGGGAGTTGAAAGCGCTACCTCGAATGAATCCAAAGCTTTAGCAATTACCTAATCTGCTGGCCTGGGTGAGCCATTA is part of the Acaryochloris marina S15 genome and encodes:
- a CDS encoding ArdC-like ssDNA-binding domain-containing protein produces the protein MTTQAKREKAQAKQQAALEKLEQGILNIATEADWRQYLDFHSKFYNYSAKNTMLIYGQCPDASHVAGYKAWQKHGRQVRKGEKGIVILAPCKKKVEDEKTGDKAWQIFGFKTASVFDVSQTDGEELQETDVKAQTTEAELYRNLKAFGEAQGFTVLEQAYPGAYGVCIYKPSGIEIQVDPLLSVELRASILAHELGHALMHNAAEYCDHTPTSTKELEAESVAYCVTQYFGVAEDQKRSFAYINCWNRESDQALEQFKASMSVIAKTVKAIIEGVESATSNESKALAIT